ATCTGTTCGTGTGAATTTTCCTTGTTATGTATTGTTGGTTCCATTTCCACCAGACAACGAGCTTCCATATTTTTCCTTAAATTCTGATACTATACGTTTTGCAACTCTCCGGTAGGAATTGAAGTCCGCTCGGTCCGTTGGTAGCCCATGAGGCGTTCGATTTACTAAGCCTTCGATACCTTTTTCATCAAAACTACCGCTCTTTTTCCCTGCCATGATTCTCTCCTTGTGACTTATAACGACCAAACTATGTGGCGCACACAAGCGCAGCATAGTTTGCGTCCGAACGAGCGCCTTAGGTGACATTTGTTCCGAAAACAACGGACAAGCTACTCGCTGATCCACTGTGTTGCTTCGGCGAGCTCGCAGTTGCGAAATACACGAACATGCCCAGGAATCCCAAGTCCAAAGATTTTGATGGCTGTCCGTATCCAATCGATATCCGATACGACTGCCATTCTCTCCCAGCCTGTGAAGTGCTTCAGGCCTAATTTTGCATCGTCCCACATGGCGGCGGCTTCGAATCTTGTGAAGTCTTCGCCTAGGTGGTAGAGGAATCGAATCTTTTTCTGGTGGGAAAACAGTTCCTCCACCGCTGGTATTATGACGGACTCGTAGTCATTCGCAGTTACCGTCCCTTTTGCAGTGAAACCGAGAGCGTTCTCTGGTAAATCAGGAATCTTTTCAATCATTTGATAGTCTCCTTTTTCAAGGTGTAGGGGACGGAGTTAAAATGATAAGTTAACATCATATTCCCTGGCATACTTCTCACCCTGCTTAATACTATATGAAATTACCGGGCTAGGAACCCCAAAGTAATCGGCTATCTCCTTACCTGAAATCCCTAACTCTCTACTTGCCCAAAAAGAAATTAAATTCTTTGCCCTTAAAATACTTTTCGCATCAAATCGCTTAATGACCGCTCACCGGTACGAATCATGGCATTCACACCCGGTCTCCTCCAAGGCCTTTTCCAATCGAGATAGAAATTCCTCCCTGTCTTGATTGTCTCTAAATAGCTTCCGTCGCTCTATTCCCCGGGTAATTACATGATATAGATACAACCAGGAGTGTTAGTCTTTCGTGCCGGGGCATGTACGCAGAGTACTTTTAATCTGGGAACAGGTCAATTATCTTAACTCCGTCCCCTATCCGTTCTGTTCATGATACTCTCCCTTTGAATTTTTTTAAGACCATCTAACAATCACTTAAAAGTTCTTTTTTTACTTTAGCCAGCAACATATCGATTTGCTTCTCATCAATATTACCCCGGCAATGTTCAGCGATTTCCATGCCGATCAGTATTACCTCTTGAGGGTAGCCGAGTGCTTTAGCTAGTTTCAGTGATTCAGCTAAGCCAAGATCATGGCTGGAAAAAACATCTGATTTGAGCTGGATGATTTCAACAAAATTCAATCGCAGAACCTGCCCCGGCTTTCCGGTATTTTTCAGGGCATCGATCAGGATAATCCTGTCTGCATTTTTCAGCTGTTCAAGCAGAGCCGGACCGGGCCGATCCAGTGAGAGGAATGATAGATGTTTGTCTTCCATTGTCTGTTTGCTGTATTCCTGCCTGAGTTTTTCAAGCACTTTCCAGCCGAGCTGATCTTCTGCAAATGGAGAGCCAATCCCTATTACCCTTATTTTTTCTTCATCTTTTTCCAGTGAGCAGGTCTCATCAATAACAGGCTCAGTATGGCTATGATGCTCCACCTTCAGCTCGAGAAAATGGGTTGCACAGGAAATGCAGGGATCATAATTTCTGATCACCTTCTCCGCATGTAACCTCAATACATCTTCATCCTTATCCAGCCCAAGGTGCTCCAGTGACAAACGTAGATCCTGTTCGATGCGCGCCTGATTCTGGCTGGTAGGCGGGACAATGCGCGCCGTTTTAACCTGGCCCATGCCATCCAGCTCATAGCGATGCCACAATAATCCTCGTGGCGCTTCAGAACAGCCAAAACCGATGCCGGCTTTGGCTGTTACCTTTACATGTGGCTTTTCGGGTTTGCTATAGTTTTCCAGTAAGCGTGCGGCTTGCAAAATCACATAGTGGATTTCAACCGCACGTGCCACAATACTATGGAACATATTGCGGCTGGGAAAAGTGATACCGGTGGCATCCATGGTCGAGGTGACTGCCTGAGGTAATTTATCCCGGTTTAAATTAATTCGCGCCAGCGGCCCAAGTAAATAAGGCAGTCCCTCTAATAAACTATGCAATGCCGTTGAATGGGCTACCTGATGTTCGGCAAAATATTTTTCATATTCCTCAATGCCTATATCCAGCCCCCTGTCCGATACGATACGACCACCATTCAGGGGGTATTCACTGGC
This region of bacterium BMS3Abin11 genomic DNA includes:
- the hoxH gene encoding NAD-reducing hydrogenase HoxS subunit beta, yielding MKHRSIDIHVPVLARVEGEGALELKIRGQQINELRLRIYEPPRFFEKFLEGRNYYDIPDTVARICGICPVAYQMSAVHAIESIFEVEITPWTHDMRRVMYCGEWLQSHSLHIHMLAAPDYLGFNSVIEMSADYAYEVHRGFRLQSLGNDLISLFGGRSVHPVGVCAGGFHKAPSEEKMALMLARLHDAIRDAEELVKWTASLDLPDDEQDFISVAMRHASEYPLNGGRIVSDRGLDIGIEEYEKYFAEHQVAHSTALHSLLEGLPYLLGPLARINLNRDKLPQAVTSTMDATGITFPSRNMFHSIVARAVEIHYVILQAARLLENYSKPEKPHVKVTAKAGIGFGCSEAPRGLLWHRYELDGMGQVKTARIVPPTSQNQARIEQDLRLSLEHLGLDKDEDVLRLHAEKVIRNYDPCISCATHFLELKVEHHSHTEPVIDETCSLEKDEEKIRVIGIGSPFAEDQLGWKVLEKLRQEYSKQTMEDKHLSFLSLDRPGPALLEQLKNADRIILIDALKNTGKPGQVLRLNFVEIIQLKSDVFSSHDLGLAESLKLAKALGYPQEVILIGMEIAEHCRGNIDEKQIDMLLAKVKKELLSDC